DNA sequence from the Thiosulfativibrio zosterae genome:
TGCACCATTGGCATCAGGTCTTCAAACACTTGTTGAATATTTTTCTTTTGCAACTTGCTAATCATTTGAAAAGCTCTTTGCCAGCGCAAAATACGATTCCAAAGTAAACCGCCTTGCAGCACCGAATTATGTACATCAAAATTCAGCCCAACAATGTGAATGGTTTTTCCCTGCCATTGGCAAGAAACCTCAGTGCCCGAAATTAAATGAATGCCTTGTTGCTCGGCATAGCTTAAAACAGACTCATAACCTTTGGTGGTATCATGGTCGGTAATTGCTAAGTCGGTAATTTCATATTGTTTTGCTCGGTCTATCAAGGCTTCTGGGCTTAAACTGCCATCAGAAGCATTGGTATGGCAATGAAAATCTGCTTTCAATTGGGGGAATTCCTAGATAGAATGCTGGAACGAAATTTATAAACACTTGTTATTTAACTTAACATTTTAACAAACAAAATCAGACTTTATCTCTAATGAAACTTTTATTTGATCTTTTTCCCGTTATTCTATTTTTTATTGCCTTTAAGCTCTATGGCATCTATGTAGCCACCGCAGTTGCCATCGCAGCATCGGTTGTTCAGGTCAGTTATATGTACCTCAAACATAAAACCGTTGAGAAAATGCACCTTATTACCCTCGCGATTATCGTTGTCATGGGGGGTGCAACACTGATTTTGCATGATGAAGTTTTTATTATGTGGAAACCAACCGTGATCAACTGGGGATTTGCTTTAGTCTTTTTGGGTAGCCATTTCATTGGCAAAAAACCCATCATCAGACGTATGATGGACGGATCGCTCAGCCTTCCAGATAACATCTGGGTCAAATTGAGTGCCATGTGGATAGTGTTCTTTATTTTCTCAGGCTTTTTAAACCTGTATGTGGCTTATAACTACGATACAGACACTTGGGTAAACTTCAAACTGTTTGGTTTGATGGGCTTAACACTGGTATTTATTGTGATTCAAGGGATTTATATTTCGCGTTATTTGAAACCTGAAGATGAAGACAGTTTACAAGCCGTTAGCGACAAAGAATTAGACATCCTAAGCCAAGTGGAATTGGACAGTATTCACAGCCATGATGCCCAAAAAAATAACGATGATAAACCTTCGTCCAAAACCTTTTAATCTCTTGCACTGCTTTAAGGAACGCCCATGCTTTATTCTATTTTCGCTTATGATGTCGCTAACAGTTTACCCATGCGCAAAACCGCTCGACCAGCACATATTGAAAGACTACAAGCCCTAGCCGATCAAAACCGTTTAATATTAGCAGGACCCAATCCTGCCATTGACAGCGCTGATCCAGGCGA
Encoded proteins:
- a CDS encoding septation protein A gives rise to the protein MKLLFDLFPVILFFIAFKLYGIYVATAVAIAASVVQVSYMYLKHKTVEKMHLITLAIIVVMGGATLILHDEVFIMWKPTVINWGFALVFLGSHFIGKKPIIRRMMDGSLSLPDNIWVKLSAMWIVFFIFSGFLNLYVAYNYDTDTWVNFKLFGLMGLTLVFIVIQGIYISRYLKPEDEDSLQAVSDKELDILSQVELDSIHSHDAQKNNDDKPSSKTF
- a CDS encoding YciI family protein: MLYSIFAYDVANSLPMRKTARPAHIERLQALADQNRLILAGPNPAIDSADPGEAGFTGSLIVAEFESLEAAQVWANADPYLAAGVYEKVDVKPFKQVFPQAV